The window CTTGGAGAGGACAGGTGTTTGAAGCTGCGGTAATCGCAAAAATTCTAACGGCTCCTGGAGAGGTTTATTATTGGCGCCAAGGAAAGCACGAAGTCGATGCCGTTTGGCGTTATGACGACATGGTGCTGGGGATAGAAATTAAATCCACGAGAGGCCATGGTGATAGTATTTCTGGCCTTGCTAAATTTAGAGAAAACTTTCCCCACGCAAAAACCATATTGCTAGACGAGCACTTAGCTACCGAGCTCTTGATGTCACGCGAGCCACGTTCGTTGTTGGAGCAGTATTATGAAGTGAGCTAGCAAAAGCGCATATTCTTACGCTCGGAAAGGAGCTGATGGTACAAAACCTAACTATTAGAGCTTGGCGTCTGCAAATAAAAGGCTACGCTAGAATACGCACCCAAAATAAAAAACCTTAAAAACCTTGAACCGCGTTACTTTTTTCTCATTTCTAACAGTAATAAAAAAGTATCGGTTTTCCAGTGTTGTTGTAAGTGTCTAAGCTTTATGGCAATTGACTAAAGCCGCTAGCTAGCGCTAGACTATATTCCTAAAAAGGAATCCATTTTAGGAATATGTTCCCACGACAAGTTAACATATCGAAATCAAATAGTTTTTTTCTATTTGGGGCAAGAGGCACGGGTAAAACTCATCTGTTGAGTCAGTTTTTTAAATCCGAGCCCGTGCTGTGGATCGATTTGTTACAAGCACAGACTGAGCTCCAGCTACTGGAAGACCCCGATCGCCTATCGGCTATGTGCGACAAAATGCCTGGCCAATGGGTGGTCATAGATGAAGTCCAAAAACTTCCTAAGTTACTTGACATTGCCCACCGCGAAATAGAACGGCGGGGAATTAAGTTTGCGCTTACGGGCTCAAGCGCAAGAAAGCTAAAGCGAGGTGGAGCTAATTTACTAGCGGCGCGAGCATTTGTCTTTAATCTGTTTCCCTTAACCCACCAAGAGTTAGGAAAGGAGTTTGACTTATTAGAGACACTCCAATGGGGAAGTCTTCCCAAGCTCTATAGTCTCACGGCCGAAGACAAAAACCTGTTTTTGGCAAGTTACGTTGACACCTATTTAAAGGAAGAAATATTTGCCGAACAACTTGTCCGCAATGTCGTGCCTTTTAAAAAATTTCTAAAAGTTGCCGCGCAAGCAAACGGAGCGGTAATTAATTTTAATCAAATTGCAAAGGACTTAAATATAGATAATAAAACGGTTAGAACTTATTTTGATATCTTAGAAGACACTCTGGTGGGATTTTACTTGCCGGCTACCAATACGAGTTTTAGAAAACAGCAAATTAAGTCCCCCAAATTTTATTTATTCGACTGTGGCGTAAAGCGCGCCATTGAAGGCGTAAGTCATCTGCCCATCACTAGTGCGCAGGAGCTAGGAATGGTCTTTGAGCACTGGTTAGTGCTTGAGATTTTTCGCCTTAACTCATATCTCAGAAACAAATACGAGCTATCCTATCTTCTTACAAAAGCTGGCCTCGAAATTGATCTCGTCCTGCAAGCACCTAGGGAAAAAACAGTTTTTTTGGAGATAAAATCATCCAAGCAGCTAA is drawn from Deltaproteobacteria bacterium and contains these coding sequences:
- a CDS encoding ATP-binding protein, coding for MFPRQVNISKSNSFFLFGARGTGKTHLLSQFFKSEPVLWIDLLQAQTELQLLEDPDRLSAMCDKMPGQWVVIDEVQKLPKLLDIAHREIERRGIKFALTGSSARKLKRGGANLLAARAFVFNLFPLTHQELGKEFDLLETLQWGSLPKLYSLTAEDKNLFLASYVDTYLKEEIFAEQLVRNVVPFKKFLKVAAQANGAVINFNQIAKDLNIDNKTVRTYFDILEDTLVGFYLPATNTSFRKQQIKSPKFYLFDCGVKRAIEGVSHLPITSAQELGMVFEHWLVLEIFRLNSYLRNKYELSYLLTKAGLEIDLVLQAPREKTVFLEIKSSKQLSERHLAGLLSVRRDYPDNRYLCACREEHPRVYEGVEILPWQQVFSELGLHHLQKGFL